From one Scophthalmus maximus strain ysfricsl-2021 chromosome 19, ASM2237912v1, whole genome shotgun sequence genomic stretch:
- the prlhr2a gene encoding prolactin releasing hormone receptor 2a has translation MEGTGSGWPAELTPPCVMLHDVNGNDTGQVFEVALQNGSSKRSPQFVGVELLQSFKLLIIPCYTLVALVGVFGNYLLLYVICCTRKMHNVTNFFIGNLAFSDMLMCATCVPFTLAYAFNPHGWAFGRFMCYLVYLIQPVTVYVSVFTLTAIGVDRYYATVHPLKKRISVLACTYLLSGIWLLSCSLVAPAVAHTYHVEFKNEGFTICEEFWMGQERERLAYAYSTLFITYVLPLSALCISYLCISVKLRNCVIPGHHTQSQAEAQRMRKRKTFRLVSLVVAAFGICWLPISVFNVLRDIDIDLIDKRYFLLIQLLCHLCAMSSSCCNPFLYAWLHDRFRAELRKMFTCRRRIGISANNCATASVVL, from the exons ATGGAGGGCACAGGCAGTGGCTGGCCAGCCGAGCTCACTCCGCCATGTGTGATGCTGCATGATGTGAATGGAAATGACACAGGTCAGGTCTTTGAGGTGGCGCTGCAGAACGGCTCCTCCAAGCGCAGCCCTCAGTTTGTGGGCGTGGAGCTGCTCCAGTCCTTCAAGCTGCTCATCATTCCCTGCTACACCCTGGTGGCCCTCGTGGGCGTATTCGGCAACTACCTGCTCCTCTACGTCATCTGCTGCACCCGCAAGATGCACAACGTCACCAACTTTTTCATCGGGAACCTGGCCTTCTCCGACATGCTGATGTGTGCTACGTGCGTCCCCTTCACACTGGCCTACGCCTTCAACCCGCACGGCTGGGCCTTTGGACGTTTCATGTGCTACCTGGTGTACCTCATCCAGCCCGTGACCGTGTACGTGTCAGTCTTCACTCTCACTGCCATCGGTGTGGACAG ATACTATGCCACAGTCCACCCTCTGAAAAAGCGGATCTCAGTCTTGGCGTGCACCTACCTTCTGTCTGGGATCTGGCTGCTGTCCTGCAGTCTGGTGGCTCCAGCTGTGGCTCACACCTACCACGTGGAGTTTAAGAATGAGGGCTTCACCATCTGCGAGGAGTTCTGGATGGGCCAGGAGAGGGAGCGGCTGGCCTACGCGTACAGCACGCTCTTCATCACCTACGTCTTGCCCCTGTCGGCGCTCTGCATCTCGTACCTGTGCATCTCTGTCAAGCTACGGAACTGTGTCATACCGGGCCACCACACCCAGAGCCAGGCAGAGGCTCAGCGCATGCGCAAGCGCAAGACCTTCCGCCTGGTGAGCCTGGTGGTGGCCGCGTTTGGCATTTGCTGGCTGCCCATCAGTGTCTTCAACGTTCTGCGGGACATTGACATTGACCTGATTGACAAGCGGTACTTTCTGCTCATTCAGCTGCTCTGTCACCTGTGCGCGATGAGCTCGTCTTGCTGTAACCCCTTTCTCTACGCCTGGCTGCACGACCGATTCCGCGCCGAGCTCCGCAAAATGTTCACGTGCCGCCGTCGCATTGGCATCTCGGCCAATAACTGTGCCACAGCCAGTGTGGTTTTGTAA
- the rab11fip1a gene encoding uncharacterized protein rab11fip1a isoform X3, with product MSDKKRKAPLPPMYTVHGNQTGGNNGSVREIKSCEYVEEDGMQQGKIMSLPLPDYETLFPQKRHGVQGHTRWDHIIAEVNQRQRDGVPELLGPEMSVDGPENHEPSHRSSTSQEIPAFRNYETKPEENKPMPSKKVAALVPPKPVTSPPSFADFSQRPNQNTAHQSVMRPNPSVVPGPVNTDISRRESLSGLPRDGVRKVLSPSPVATHAPRPGGKMDTSPPEDPRKVQVSINKEGPTAKPRQRVNSKEPTQNKDSDVTPDNNINSNTQTLLSQSVRNMDKKGRQAKENLAEFDPFPSTELLPKDTWAQLKQNQGVDDLFTGNLQKEQKDDDQGMTADDLDKIFSQDKPTDPLSGFNGSDSNKHSEYRTDEDSMEVNFPVFQRKNSGRQNQSLQSKTPSDNKGLNSRQEPAYKEGTTKTAANQGLTANVARKESVALQPQAYVKTQSSFDGGEDRFRAEPFTVPAAFPSSEPLQVIMEEPAGGLSRGKIPLQALVSSSEVQPVSAQNSNGGGLALTSRRPHPVKPLTSAESQHVTSTQSGKEIKAWDNTRGKIKSGDSVGSGPYTQLTQEELITLVVKQQTDLSKKDAKIVELEEYIDNLVLRVIVEQPSILQTLNSPKQV from the exons ATGTCagacaagaagagaaaagcCCCTCTGCCACCtatgtatactgtacatgggaACCAAACTGGAGGAAATAATGGTTCTGTCAGAGAGATTAAGAGCTGTGAATACGTAGAGGAAGACGGAATGCAACAAGGCAAAATTATGTCTCTACCACTTCCCGATTATGAAACCCTCTTCCCACAGAAAAGACACGGAGTACAAGGGCATACTCGATGGGATCATATAATTGCGGAGGTCAATCAGAGACAAAGGGACGGTGTACCTGAATTACTGGGTCCAGAGATGAGTGTGGACGGTCCAGAGAATCATGAACCAAGTCACAGGTCTTCCACATCACAAGAGATTCCTGCCTTCAGGAATTATGAAACAAAACCCGAGGAGAACAAACCTATGCCATCAAAAAAGGTGGCGGCCCTAGTTCCACCTAAACCAGTCACATCCCCTCCATCTTTTGCTGATTTTAGTCAAAGACCAAACCAGAACACTGCTCACCAATCTGTCATGAGACCTAATCCCTCTGTAGTCCCAGGACCTGTAAATACTGACATCTCACGCAGAGAAAGTCTCTCAGGGTTGCCCAGGGATGGAGTGAGGAAGGTTTTGTCCCCATCACCCGTGGCAACACATGCACCTAGACCAGGTGGCAAAATGGACACAAGTCCACCAGAGGATCCAAGGAAAGTGCAGGTCTCCATAAACAAAGAAGGACCCACAGCCAAACCCAGACAGAGGGTTAACAGCAAAGAGCCAACACAGAACAAAGATTCTGATGTGACACCAGACAATAATATTAACAGTAACACCCAAACATTATTAAGTCAAAGTGTGAGAAACATGGACAAAAAGGGCAGGCAGGCAAAGGAGAACTTGGCAGAGTTTGACCCGTTCCCCAGCACTGAGCTTCTTCCCAAAGACACATGGGCACAGCTGAAGCAGAACCAAGGAGTCGACGACCTTTTTACTGGCAACCTacagaaagaacagaaagatGATGATCAGGGAATGACAGCAGATGATCTTGATAAAATATTTAGTCAAGATAAGCCAACGGATCCCCTTTCTGGTTTTAATGGCAgtgattcaaacaaacacagtgaataCAGGACAGATGAGGATTCAATGGAAGTtaattttcctgttttccaaAGAAAGAATTCAGGGAGACAAAACCAGAGTCTCCAATCAAAAACTCCCTCGGATAATAAAGGTCTCAATTCTCGTCAAGAACCGGCGTATAAAGAAGGAACAACCAAAACCGCGGCTAATCAAGGCCTCACTGCAAATGTTGCCAGGAAAGAGTCTGTCGCACTCCAGCCTCAAGCTTAtgtcaaaacacaaagcagttttgacggaggagaggatcgaTTCAGAGCTGAACCTTTTACTGTGCCCGCTGCTTTCCCCTCCTCAGAGCCCCTCCAGGTAATTATGGAGGAACCAGCAGGAGGTCTGTCCAGGGGAAAGATCCCTTTGCAAGCATTGGTGTCATCATCTGAGGTTCAGCCTGTCAGTGCTCAGAATAGCAATGGAGGTGGGCTAGCCTTGACTTCCCGCAG GCCTCATCCCGTGAAGCCCCTGACCTCAGCTGAGAGCCAGCACGTCACCAGCACCCAAAGTGGGAAAGAGATAAAGGCCTGGGACAACACACGCGGGAAGATCAAG TCGGGCGACTCAGTTGGAAGTGGACCTTACACTCAGCTGACCCAGGAAGAGTTGATCACACTGGTGGTGAAGCAGCAAACAGATCTGTCCAAGAAGGACGCGAAAATCGTTGAGCTGGAAGAGTACATCGACAATCTGGTGCTCCGCGTCATAGTGGAGCAACCCAGTATCCTGCAAACCTTAAACTCTCCCAAGCAAGTATGA